The following are from one region of the Ignavibacteriota bacterium genome:
- a CDS encoding ATP-dependent Clp protease ATP-binding subunit, translated as MEPGDLIVGLLSGRGSIASEVFLKANVREEEAKRRFRGFPTPHDPGAPIAPDLSPAVKRILEKAVLLAHVHEQKYVGTEHLLYAILESDVPDARVPSPNPGCSSTSRRISCSACCARRAGFRNSATRRRIRPPRPRKAPLPRRRSASPRFRCRTCAVERHAKKPRALEIFARELTSPTIVAALDPVIGREAETDRLIEVLCRRTKNNPILLGEPGTGKTAVVEGLAQRLASGDVPDALHGKRLFAVDLALMVAGTMYRGEFEARIKQLVEEAKEDPNVILFIDEIHNLVGADPRPARSTPRTS; from the coding sequence ATGGAGCCCGGCGATTTGATCGTCGGACTGCTCTCCGGCCGCGGCTCGATCGCCTCGGAGGTCTTCCTAAAGGCGAATGTACGCGAAGAAGAGGCGAAGCGCCGGTTTCGCGGATTTCCGACGCCGCACGACCCGGGCGCGCCCATCGCGCCGGATTTGTCGCCCGCCGTGAAGCGTATCCTCGAAAAGGCCGTGTTGCTCGCGCATGTGCACGAGCAAAAGTACGTCGGGACGGAGCATTTGTTGTACGCGATCCTCGAATCCGATGTGCCGGACGCACGCGTTCCCTCACCGAATCCGGGATGCAGCTCGACTTCGCGAAGGATCAGCTGCTCGGCGTGCTGCGCTCGACGAGCCGGTTTCCGGAACTCGGCGACGCGGCGGCGGATCCGCCCTCCCCGGCCGAGGAAGGCGCCGCTCCCACGTCGCCGCTCGGCCAGCCCTCGCTTCAGATGCCGGACCTGCGCGGTCGAACGTCACGCGAAAAAGCCGCGCGCGCTCGAGATCTTCGCGCGGGAGCTGACGTCTCCCACGATCGTCGCGGCGCTTGATCCCGTCATCGGCCGCGAGGCGGAAACGGACCGCTTGATCGAAGTGCTGTGTCGGCGTACCAAGAACAACCCGATCCTGCTTGGCGAGCCGGGCACCGGCAAAACGGCGGTCGTGGAGGGGCTCGCACAACGCCTCGCGTCCGGCGACGTCCCGGACGCGCTGCACGGGAAGCGTCTCTTTGCCGTGGATCTCGCGCTCATGGTCGCGGGGACGATGTACCGCGGCGAGTTTGAGGCGCGTATCAAGCAACTTGTCGAGGAAGCGAAAGAAGATCCGAACGTGATTTTATTTATCGACGAAATCCACAACCTCGTCGGCGCGGATCCTCGTCCGGCTCGCTCGACGCCGCGAACATCCTGA
- a CDS encoding ATP-dependent Clp protease ATP-binding subunit, which translates to MERIRALDVVLDAIREEKERAMQEQQLDRASKAQADLDRLGKERESLVEALKKKKEAKRLAVTVEDVARTVSRLSRVSLSDILRSEREQLVSMEERLAASVLGQAEAVRAVSETVKRSRLGLSDPVRPRASFLFVGPSGTGKTELAKALAKELFGREEALVKLDMSEFAEGYSVSKLLGSPAGYVGYREGNRLADTIRKHPHSVLLFDEFEKAHHDVQHLLLQALEDGKMSDANGRHIPFRHAYIVLTSNVGAEYLTRAALGFGHASDGFESLVKEQLKERFRPELLNRIDRVVVFRPLEHGSMREIVRRELDETLKRLAEAQEVALSAGDDVLDWLLARASGRRRRARRPTSRGT; encoded by the coding sequence ATGGAACGCATCCGCGCGCTTGACGTCGTGCTCGACGCGATCCGCGAGGAAAAAGAACGCGCGATGCAGGAACAGCAGCTCGATCGCGCGTCCAAGGCGCAGGCGGATCTTGACCGGCTCGGCAAGGAGCGCGAGTCGCTTGTCGAGGCGCTCAAGAAAAAGAAAGAAGCCAAGCGTCTCGCCGTGACGGTCGAGGACGTTGCGCGGACGGTGTCGCGCCTTTCGCGCGTCTCGCTTTCGGATATCCTGCGTTCCGAGCGCGAACAACTCGTCTCGATGGAGGAACGTCTCGCCGCGTCCGTGCTCGGACAGGCGGAAGCGGTGCGGGCCGTGTCGGAAACCGTGAAGCGCTCGCGGCTCGGGCTCTCCGATCCCGTCCGTCCGCGCGCGAGTTTCCTGTTCGTAGGCCCGTCCGGCACGGGCAAGACGGAGCTCGCGAAAGCGCTCGCGAAGGAACTCTTCGGCCGCGAGGAGGCGCTCGTGAAGCTCGACATGTCGGAATTCGCCGAAGGATATTCCGTGTCAAAACTGCTCGGCTCCCCCGCCGGATACGTCGGCTATCGCGAGGGAAATCGTCTCGCGGACACAATCCGCAAGCACCCACATTCGGTGCTGCTCTTCGACGAATTCGAGAAAGCGCATCATGACGTGCAGCATCTCCTCTTGCAGGCGCTGGAAGACGGCAAGATGAGCGACGCGAACGGCCGCCATATCCCCTTCCGCCACGCCTACATCGTTCTTACGTCAAACGTCGGTGCGGAATATCTCACGCGAGCCGCGCTTGGCTTTGGCCATGCGTCCGACGGCTTCGAATCCCTCGTGAAGGAACAACTGAAAGAACGGTTCCGTCCGGAGTTGCTGAACCGTATCGATCGCGTCGTGGTGTTCCGCCCGCTTGAGCATGGATCGATGCGAGAAATCGTTCGTCGCGAACTTGATGAAACGCTGAAGCGGCTCGCCGAAGCGCAGGAAGTCGCGCTTTCCGCCGGTGATGATGTTTTGGATTGGCTACTCGCGCGAGCGTCAGGCCGAAGAAGGCGCGCGCGCCGCCCGACATCTCGTGGAACGTGA
- a CDS encoding thioredoxin domain-containing protein: protein MEIIEFADFSCVYCRASEPELRQVLVENKDSVRHIWRDMPVANENPSGMLAAVAGRCAGEQNKFWEMHELLMTSRSLTLDGIKDMGRALSLNQLAFEDCLNSGRHVQSIRDDVAIAQEYGLTGAPTFFIGKQVLTGYVTAADLRWAILKAKLGY, encoded by the coding sequence GTGGAAATCATCGAATTCGCGGATTTCAGTTGCGTGTATTGCCGTGCGTCCGAGCCTGAACTGCGGCAAGTACTGGTCGAAAATAAGGACTCCGTTCGGCATATCTGGCGCGATATGCCCGTCGCGAACGAGAACCCTTCAGGGATGTTGGCGGCCGTGGCCGGCCGTTGCGCCGGCGAGCAAAACAAGTTTTGGGAGATGCACGAATTGCTCATGACGTCGCGCTCACTTACGCTCGACGGTATCAAGGACATGGGGCGAGCGCTTTCGCTGAACCAGCTCGCTTTCGAAGATTGCTTGAACTCCGGCCGGCATGTTCAGTCCATTCGAGACGACGTGGCGATCGCGCAGGAATACGGATTAACCGGCGCGCCGACGTTTTTTATCGGCAAACAGGTGCTGACGGGCTACGTCACGGCCGCGGACCTGCGTTGGGCGATTTTGAAGGCGAAACTTGGCTATTGA